The DNA window GCGTGCCGCGCAGCAGCGCCAGTTCCAGCGCCGCGACGGTGTCCCTGAAAGCACCTTGTGCACGGCCGAGCCGGCAGAGCGGATGCTTCAGGAGCGCCAGCAGCGTCGGTGGCTCCAATTGCTTCGCCGCGGTCTCGGCGGCAAGCCGCGCGAAAATGCCTGCCGAGGTATCCATCAGCGCATCGCCGCCGGAATCGTCGAAAGCAAGATTCCAGCGGCCAAGCGCGGCCATGACGCGCCGCGCCAGCGCGCGATCCGGCGTCACCAGCGCGGCGGATTTGCCAAGATGCCGCGCCTCGCGCATCGCGACCGCGATCGCCAATGCTTCCATTTCGGGATTGGCGGCTTCGATGACGGCGAGATCGGTCATGCCGCGCGCGATCTTCTCGATGATGTGGCCCTGGGCCAGCCGCTCATGCCAATGCGCCGTCGCGTTCGACGGCCGCATCGATTCGGACGCCAGCACATCGCGCCCCTGATGCGCGGGTTTACCCAGCACTTCGACATCGTCGCGCCTGATGCCAAATCCATGCAGCAGCGCGTGCATCGCAAATTGCGGATGATTGGATGCGGGCGGCGCGGTGAACTGGCCGGTCGCGTTGCGGGTCCCGCCGATCAACTGCCATGCCGAATCGTCGAGATCGGTGTCGAGCCCCGGCAGCACCACCGCGCCTTGCGGCAAGGCAGCGACGGCGCGGAGGAATTTTGCCGTCACCGGCATCGAGCCGGTCGAGCCTGCGGCGATCACCGGACCTTCGTGATGCGAGGTCAGCCGCGCGGTTTCCGCCTCGATCAGGAGATCGCGGCGCGCGGCCGGCTCGATCCTGCCGTGCGCACTGAGGATGTCAGGCCATGTATCTCTGGCGATGGTCAGGAATTGCAGCGTGAGCTGCCAGTATTGGTCAAGCGCCTCCGGCACCAACCCGTCGAGCGCGCGCCATTCGACCTTGCGCGTCACCATGTCGTCCATCAGCCGCGCCAAATCATCGGCCAGCGTCAGCGTCGATTCGGAGCCGCCGGTCACCAGCGGCGCCTGTGTGGGATCGCCAGGCCGGATCCGCTTTGCCCATGCGGCGATCAATTGCGCCAGCAGCAGGCGGCGCTGCAGTCCGTCCATCGCCGGCGGGATTTCCAGCGCGGCGAGGCCGGGAGAGGCGGCCTGTGCGAAGGCCAGTTCGTCTTCGTCGATGTCGCCAAGCGCGACGATGCGCGGCAGCACCGCGGCATCCGCGTTCAGTTCATCGAGAAAGATTTCCCGCGCCATGCGCCCGGCGCGCCGCGTCGGCAGATAGAGCGTCGCCTGCGCGAGCCGCTCCGGATGCGCGCGCGCCTCAAAGCCCTTGACCAGCCTGCCGTCGATCAACGCGGCAATAACGGTGCGCAAGAACGGCGCTGAAACTGGGACGCTAAAAACGCGCATGGGCTTCCTGATTCGCGATCAGGCTGCATCATGGCATGGGCGCATTTGGGGTGCGATTTCTAATTCGTCATGCGCAGGCTTGACTGCCGCATCCATCTTTAGAAAAGCACTTTGAAATGATGGATTGCCGGGTCAAGCCCGGCAATGACACGGGATCGCTACGCGACGCTTTCGAGAAAGGCTTCTTCCGCGGCCTGAACCGCGTCGGGGGTTCCGACATGCATCCACACGCCGTCGAGCCGCAGTCCGAACAGGCGTTCCTGCTCGTTGGCGAGGTCGAATGTTTTGGTCAGCGAAAACTCGCCCTTGGGCGCGCCCACAAACAACGACGGCGACATGATCGCAGCCCCTGCATAGACGAATGGAACCACCTGATGCTCTTTGCGCTTGCGCAACGCGCCGTCGGGCAGCATCGCGTAGTCACCACGTCCGCCATAGCCGATGCTGCTCGTCGTCGGCGCCATCAGCAGCAAAATATCCATGCGCGCGGGGTCGAACGTCTCGGCCAGCCGCGCCAGGTTCGATCGCACGCCGTCGATCCACATCGTATCCGAATTGACATGGAAAAACGGGGCATCGCCCAGCAGAGGCAGCGCCTTGACGACGCCGCCGCCGGTGCCGAGCACGCTGTCGCGCTCGTCCGAAATGATGACGCGGGGGTGGGTGCGGCCCGCGACGTGCTCGATGATCTGGTCGGGCAGATAATGCACATTGACGACGGCTTCGCGGACGCCGGCGTCGCCGAGCTTGTCGAGCACATGATCGAGCAGCGGCCGGCCTGCGACACGCACCAGGGGCTTGGGGATGTGATCGGTCAGCGGCCGCATGCGCAGGCCGAGGCCGGCGGCGAGGATCATGGCTTTGGTCGGATGGACGGACATTTCGGGAATTTCTCGGACCGTTGTTCCAGCGCGTAGCGCGCAAAAGTGGATGCCGTGTTCAGGCTACGCGCAAGCTGCCAAAAGCACCGCGGATCATATCATGGCGATTCGTGCGCCGCATCGATACTTCACGCCATAACCGTCCGACATGACGGTTGTGCGACCGCAATATCGGCCGCTCAGACTTCCTCGGCCGCACGATTGGCAGCTCTTTTCTTCTTGTCGCCCGGTTTGAGGAAATTGACACCGATTTGGTCGCCATTGACCCAGGACAGCTCGCAGCGGCGGTAGGCGAGGCCCGTGGACGACAGCAGCAGAAAGAATTCCTTCAGATGCAGCCCCTCGACGGAGCCTTCGACGGTGAGTTTCGCGCCGGTCTCGGAGACGTCTTCCATCTTGCAGTCGCGCCGCCATGTGCCGTCGATGCCCATCATCTGCGCGGCTATGCCGCGCTCGAACGTAACGCGCTCACCCTTCTGCCGCTCTGCCACCATGATTTCGCTCCGCCCTCACGCAGGTACCCTGCGCTCCCGAGCCCAAAGGCCGCACCAGATTAAAGGGAGGCTGGCTAACAAGTCGTAAATCACGACGCCGGCGGCGGGACGTGGGTGGCGTACCACGCCCGAAACCGCCCCAGCGCCGGATGGGCCAGCGAACGGTTGAGATAGGTCCAGATCCGCGGCTGATGACGCAGATATTGCGGCTTGCCGTCGCGCCGGTTAAGCCGCGCAAAGGTGCCGAGCAGCCGTGTATTGCGTTGCGCCGACATGATTGCATAGAGCTGGGCGAAGTGGGCCGGATCGAACGTGTCGTCGGAGGCCAGCCGCGCCTTGATGTAGCGCGTCAGCAGCATCAGCTCGATCTGCTCGGGCACATCGATCCGTGCATCCTGTAACAGCGACACCAGGTCGTAGGCGGCAGGTCCGCGCACGGCGTCCTGGAAGTCGATGATGCCGACTTTCGCAATATCGCGCCGTTCGTCGAGCCAGATCAAATTGGGCGAATGAAAGTCGCGCATCACCCAGGTTCTGACATCGGCGAGCGACCTGTCCAGCAAATCGCGCCACATCGCGATGAATTCCTGGCGGATGCTTTCGGCCGGCTCCGCCCCGCGGTCCGGCAGATACCATTCGAGCATCAATCCGATTTCGACCAGCATGGCGTCGGTGTCGAATGTGGGTATGGCGTAGTCGCTGTGCGGCGTCAGCGGCAGCGTTTCCGGCAGGTGTTTGCGGTGCAGCGCGGCCAGCATGTCGGCCGCGACCTGATATCGTTCGGGAATGGGTGAAGGCGGATCACCCTCGATGAAGCCGGCGCTGCCGAAATCCTCGGTGATGAGGAAACCCTCGTCGAGATCGGCCTGATGGATGACCGGTGCCGAGAAGCCGCGTTCGCGCAAGCCGTTGGCGATCGCGACGAACGGCCTGACATCTTCGGCCAGATGTACCGCCGCGCTGTAGGATTGGCCTTGATAGACAGCGGGTCCGTCAGGTCGCCGCGGCGAGTTCATCAGGATGACGACGCCATCGTCGCGCAGCAGGCGCGCGTAGGAACGCGTCGAGGCGTCGCCGGCCATGCGCTGGCGCCTCGCTTCGGCATAACCGGCATCGGTCAGGAATTGCCGCAGCGCCTTCAGCCGGGTGACCTGCGCGGCGGCTTTTCCGTGGCCGGTGATTTCGGCGGCGCGGGACGACGATCCCAGCGCCGGACGATGGCTGAGTGCGATGTCGATGCGATCGGTGGGAAGCGCATCGGGCGCTCGTTCCGGCCATTCGATCAGCGCCACGGTGCCTTCAGGCAAGGGCGACAGGCCGATCTCTTCCAGCTCCGCGGGATCGTTGACCCGGTAGAGGTCGGCGTGAACCAGCGGATAGGGCGGCAGATCATAGGTTTGCGCGAGCGTAAACGTCGGGCTTGGCACTTCAGCCGCATCATCGCCAGCGAGATAGCGGATCATGGCACGTGCCGCGGCCGTCTTCCCCGCGCCAAGGTCGCCCGAAAGAGTGATGACGTCGCCGGGGCCGATCAGCAGCGCGAGATCGGCCATCAGATGCGCGGTCGCGGTCTCATTCGATAGCGCAACCGAGAATGTGACGGGATCGGTCATTCCGCGGCGTTGCGATGCGCCGCCTGATCGACCGGAAAATCGCACGTGACGGTCGTGCCTTTGCCGACGATCGAATCGACGCGCACCTTGCCTCCGTGAAGTTCAACAAAGGAGCGGACCAGCGACAGGCCAAGGCCGGCGCCGCGATGCCGCGAGCCGTTGGAATGACTCTCGAACCAGTCGAACACCTTGTCTTTGACATCGGGCGGAATGCCGGGACCGGAATCGGTCACGCGGAATATGACACTGTGCTCGGTGCGCCCGGCGCTGACGGTAATGGCGGAATCCGGCGGCGAGAAGCCGACGGCATTTGCCAGCAGATTGTAGAGCACCTGCACCACGCGGCGTTCATCGCCGACGAAGGTGCCGATGTTGGGATCGACGTCGAGTTTGAGTTCGATGCGATCGGTGGCAAGCCGGTCCTGGATACCTTCCGCCGCGGCCTCGATGGTCTTGCGGATATCGACCGGACCCAGATTGAGCGACATCGCGCCGGCGTCGATGGTGGCGAGATCGAGGATGTTGTTGATGATCGCGAGCAGCGCGTTGGTCGACGCGGTGATATAGCCGAGATATTCCGCCTGCTTCGGCATCAGCGGACCGGTCACCGGGTCGCTCAGGAAGTGCGCGAAGCCGATGATGGTCGTCAGCGGCGAGCGCAGTTCGTAGGACACGTGGTGGACGAAATCGACCTTCATCTGGTCGGCGGTCTCCAGCGCCTCGTTACGTTCGCGCAGCGCACGCTCGACATTTTCGGTGTCGGTAATGTCCTGGAACGTCAGCATGGTGGCGCCGTCGGGCAGCGGCATGGTCATGCAGTCCAGCACGCTGCCGTCCTTGCGCTCCAGCTTCAGCGGCACCTCGACCCGATTTTCGATCGCGGTAACGGCCTCGCGAAGCGTACGCCAGATGTTGGGATCATCGAATAGCGGCCTGCACCAGGCTTCCACGGTCTCGATATGTGGCCGTTCCTGCAGCGCCTCGGGCGACAGTTTCCACATCTTCGCAAACGCCGGATTGGACAACTGCGCGCGGCCGTTGCTGCCGAACACGGCGACCGCTTCGGCCAGGTTATCGAGTGTCTCGCGCTGTACGCGGATCAGGCCGTCAAATCGACGCGCCAGATCGAGGCTTTCGGTCACATCGTCGAACAGATACGTGACGCCGCCTTCCGGATTTGGCGTGGTGACGACGCTCACCGCGCGGCCGTCGGGCAGATACCAGGTCTCCTTTTCGGTCTCGATCGCGCGGTAGGCCTCGTGCAGTTTGGCCTTCCAGGCCCGGAAATCCGCCTGCTCGGGAAGCTTGCGCGCCGCGCGCAGCCGATCGAGCACGCTGGAATCGTCGGGGTTGTTGTCGAGGAATGTGCGGTCGAGATCCCACAGGCGGCGATAGGAATCGTTGTAGAACGCGAGCCGCCGCTGGGCGTCGAACACCGCGACGCCGGACGACAATTGATCGAGGGTGCGGCGATGCGCCTCCGCCATCCGTACCAGTGCGGCGCGCAGGGCCACGGCCTCGCTGGCATCGATGGCGATGCCGGCGCTTCCGCCATCAACATTGAGCGCGTGCACATCGTAGATACGCCGTTCGCCATCGATCACGATCGGCAGCCGTGCGGTGAAGGCGCCCTTCTCGGTCAAGGCCCGGTCCATGTCGGTGCGGTCAGCGCTGTCGAGCAGCCCAAGGTCGCGATCGATCGCATCCGCGGCATTGGTGGCCTCGGTCGCCCGCGCATAGGCGTCGTTGGCGTAGTTGAGGTTGCCTTTGATGCCCTTGGCCCAGATCGGCCAGGGTGCCGCGGCGGCGAAACCGCGCAGCATCTCGGTTTCTTCGAGCAGCGCCTTGTGCCGGAGGTTGGTTTCGGCCAGTTCCCGGCGCAATCCGCTGAGCTCGCGGATCCGCACGATCGCCTGACCGCCAACGGCGCGGCCCATCGCCTCGAAGGCGCGTCCGTTCGACGAGGTGAGATTGAGCAGAAAGCTTTCGCCGGCCTCGCGCAACGCGTCGACCGCGTGATCCATTTGCAGCGCCGGCTCCGGCGGCAACCAGGTTCCGAAGGCGAGGATCCGCTGCGGCTGGTGCTGGGAGTCCTGCGGCATCACCAGCGAAATGTCGCCGCTGATTTGCGGGCGGTCGTCGCCGGCGGCCCAGGCGATCAAAATCTGCGGTTCGGCGAACAACAGCGCCCGGAAATTGTCAGCCTCGACTTGCAGGCTCTGAATATGGGAACGCAGCCGTGCGTCGCTTTTGGCCGCGCGCACGCGCGTGTGCATCAACAGGATCGCCGACACCACGGTAAAGCCGAGCAGCGCCAACGCCGTCGTCAGAACCGCGAATTCCTGGTGGTTGAGTTCGAGAATCCCGTTCAGGAGCGACAGATCGCCGGCGTGGCCCGGTGTGGTCGAGACCAGCGTCGCGCCAACGGTCGCACCGAGAGTCATGCCAAGAGTCATCATGCCGTTGCGCACCAGTGAAGTGCACGACAGCAGCGTCCGACGCATCGACACGATTACGCCCGACATAGTTCGCCCCAAACCGCACGACTTTACGCTCGGCCAGTACCGGCCGTTCGCGAATCAAATGACAATATCCCCATCGGGAGTCGGCCGGTAAGAGTCCAGACCGTGAACGCAAAATTGCACCGCGAAAAAATGCGACGGTAAACTTGATAGGCGCGATTTTATGAAAATAAATCCGTTGCTTACGCGGGATTAGCGGCCCGTGGAACCGAAGCCGCCGCCGCCGCGATCGGTTGTGGAGAGCGAGGTGGCGGGAACGAGTTCCACGCGCGTGACCGGGGCGATCACCATTTGGGCGATCCGCTCGCCGCGCCGGATCGGGAACGGCGCATCGCCGTGGTTGATCAGGAGCACGGAGATCTCGCCGCGATAGTCCGCATCGATCGTGCCCGGCGAATTGAGCACGGTAACGCCATGCTTTGCCGCGAGGCCGGAACGGGGGCGGACCTGCGCTTCATGGCCCGCCGGCAGCGCGATCGTCAGCCCCGTGGGAACGAGGGCGTATTTTCCCGGAGCGAGGATCATCGGCGTGTGTTCCGGCACGGCGGCCAGCAGATCGAGCCCAGCGGCATGCGCGGTCTGATAGGCCGGCAACGCTAGCCCTGCGCCATGCGGCAATTGTCGTATGTCGACCTTGACTGTCGTGCTCATGAGGGCTGTTCCGCTTGCGTGCCGGTAAAGTTTTGCACAATCCGCGCCACCAATTCGGTTGCGACCTGCTCCTTGGTCATGACCGGCCAGGAATCGACGCTGATTTCAGTGCCTTTTCGCGTCAGCAGATGAACGGTGTTGCGGTCTCCGCCCATCACGCCGGTCGCGGGCGAGACGTCGTTGGCGACGATCCAGTCGCAGCCCTTGCGCGCGAATTTTGCCTTGGCGTTGTCGATCAGATGTTCGGTCTCGGCCGCGAATCCGATCACCAGCTTTGGCCGATGATCCCCGAGCTTTGAGATCGTGGCGAGGATGTCGGGATTTTCCACCAGTTGCAGCGGCGGCATGCCGGCCGAGGTTTTTTTCAGTTTCTGCTCGCCTTCATTGGCGACGCGCCAGTCGGCGACCGCGGCCGCGAATATCGCGATGTCCGCCGGCAATGCGGCTTCCACCTGCTGCAGCATTTCGCGCGCGGACTCTACATGCTTCACCCTGACGCCCGCGGGGTCGCCGAGATCGACCGGGCCGGAGATCAAGGTGACGTCAGCTCCGGCCGCTTGCGCTGCCGCGGCGATAGCAAAACCCTGCTTGCCGGAGGAGCGGTTGGCGATATAGCGCACGGGGTCGATGGGCTCGTGGGTCGGTCCTGCGGTAATCAGCACGCGCTTGCCCGCCAGCGGGCGGGGTTGCGGCGGGCGCAGCAGGCGATCGGCGGCCACCGCTATTTCCAGGGGCTCCGCCATCCGGCCGACGCCGGCCTCGCCGGCTTCGGCCATTTCACCGGCGTTGGGGCCGATCGTGACGATACCGTCGCGTTCGAGCTGCACGACATTGCGGCGCGTTGCGGCATTGTTCCACATCAGCGGGTTCATCGCCGGTGCCAGCAGGATCGGTCGGTCAGCCGCGAGCAGGATCGCGGTGGCGAGATCGTCGGCATGACCGTGTGCCATCTTTGCCATGATATCCGCGGTCGCCGGCGCCACCACGATCAGCTCGCAGTCGCGGGCGAGACGGATGTGGCCGGCATCGAATTCGCTCTCGGGATCGAACAGATCCGTATAGACGCGCTCATGCGATAGCGCGCTGGCGGCTAAGGGCGTGACGAATTGCTGCGCGGCCCTGGTCAGGACGCAGCGGACGTGGATATGGCGTTCCTTGAGCCGCCGGATCAGGTCGAGCGCCTTATAGGCCGCGATGCCGCCCCCGATGATCAGGGTGACGCGTGCGAGGTCCGGGGCGCCGCTGGGCATGCTGTGGTCCGCGGCGGATGGAGAGCCCTGAGGGACGGCTGTGGCGAGGACTAATGGGCGCTGCTGTGACGCCTCGCGCAGGATTACCCGCACCTCGTCCTCGACCGAACGGCCATTCTGCGCTGCGCGGAGCCGCAGCCTGTCGCGGACGGCGTCATCGAGTTTTCGGATCGTGAGGCTGGCCATCGAGGCCCCTTTAAGCGAACGACAGCAATGCTATCATATACCGCATGCAATGCAATCACATTTGCCTGACGGCGAGCAAAATCCCGATAAACGTCACGGCGATGATCCATAGCGCCACCGTGCGCCAGCGGTTCTTGCGCCCTTCGGTCCGGGCCATTGCCGCGATCGTCTCCGGCGACAGCGCCAGCCCTTCCCGGGTCATGGTTTCCAGCTGTTCCAGCACGGCCACCGACCGCGCGACAATCGCGGGCAGCCCCGTCAATACGCGGCCGATCTCGCCGGCGCCGTACATCGCGCTTTGAACGCGTCCGATCGGACCGAGGTTGCGCTCGATCCACTCGCGGACCACGGGATCGGCGGTCTTCCACATGTCGAGTTTCGGATCGAAGCTGCGGGCGACGCCCTCCACCACCACCATGGTCTTTTGCAGCAGGATCAGCTCGGGTCGGGTCTGCATGTCGAACAGGCCGGTGACCTCGAGCAGCAGCGTCAACAGCTTGGCCATCGAAATTTCTTCGGCGGTGCGGTTATGAATCGGCTCGCCGATGGCGCGGATGGCTTGCGCAAAATTCTCCACCGAATGATGCCCCGGCACATAACCGGCCTCGAAATGCACCTCGGCGACGCGGCGATAGTCGCGCGTGATGAATCCGAGCAGAATTTCAGCAAGGAAGCGTCGCTCCTTCATGCCGAGCCGACCCATGATGCCGAAATCGACCGCTACGAGGCGGCCGGCAGGGTCGAGGAACAGGTTTCCCGGGTGCATATCGGCATGAAAGAAGCCGTCGCGCAGCGCATGGCGCAGGAAACTTTGGATCACCTTGCGCCCGAGATCACGCAAATCGACGTGCGACTGCTCAAGCTGCGCATGGTCGCTCAGCGCGATGCCGTCGATCCACTCCATCGTCAGCACGTTGTGTGTGGTGCGGTCCCAGTCCACCTGCGGCACCCGAAAATCCGGATCGTCGCGGGTATTTTCGGCCATCTCCGACATCGCCGCAGCCTCGAGCCGCAGATCCATCTCCATCGCCACCGAGCGCGACATCGTGTTGATGACTTCGATCAGCCGCAGCCGCCGCGCTTCCGCCGAATGCGCTTCGGCGTTGTGCGCGACAAAGAAGAAATCGGCGAGGTCGCGGCGGAAGCGCGCGGCGACATTGGGCCGCAATACCTTTACCGCGACTGCCTTGCGCACGCCGTCACGCTCGGTTTCGCCGCGATGGACCTGCGCAATCGAGGCGGCGGCGACCGCGGGACCGAGGCTTGCAAACGCCTGCGCTACCGGGCGTTCCAGCGAGGTCGCGATGACGGCTTCAGCCTCGGCCTGCGAAAACGGCGGCAGGCGGTCCTGAAGGCTTTCCAGATCGCGCGCCATGACGACGCCGACCACGTCGGGCCGTGTCGCCAGAAACTGGCCGAGCTTGAGATAGGCGGGTCCCAATCGCGTGAGCGCGCGCGACAGGCGCGGGCCGGATTTGGCGCCCGGCCGCTCGATCAAACGGGCGATCTGAAGCGCGAGTTGTCCCGGAGGCGGCACCAGGCTTGGGTCGACGACGCCGAACACGCCTTCGCGCGCGAACACGAAACCAGCCCGCGCCAGCCGCGCGATATGCGTTATCGCAGAGATCACAGACGCCAGCCCGAATGCAACGCCACGATGCCGCCGGAGAAGCTCTGCCAGGACACACGCGAGAAGCCCGCGGCACGGATCATCTCGGCAAATGCGTTCGGTTTCGGAAATTTGCGGATGGACTCGACGAGATAGCGATAGGATTCGGCATCGCCGGTGACCGCGCGCCCGAGCGGTGGAATGACCTTGAACGAAAACAGGTCGTAAATCCGGTCGAGGCCGGGCACGTCAACGGTGGAGAATTCCAGACACAGGAATCGGCTGCCGGGCTTGAGCACGCGAAATGCTTCGCCAAGCGCAAGATCGATCCGCGGTACATTGCGGATGCCGAACGCGATGGTGTAGGCGTCGAACGTCCGGTCGGGAAAGGCCAATGCCTCGGCATTGCCTTCGACGAACGAGACCCTGTCATCAAGATGGCGCGCCATCGCGCGCTCGCGGCCGACATCGAGCATATCGGAATTGATGTCGCAGACGGTGGCCCGAAAGCCCGTGCCCGCGGCCTTGGCGGCGCGAAAGGCGATATCGCCAGTGCCGCCGGCGACATCGAGCAGCGCGAAAGGCGCATCGCTACGCGGCGGATTGAGCGCATTGATCATCAGGTCTTTCCAGACGCGATGCAGCCCTGCCGACATCAGATCGTTCATCAGGTCGTATCGCGACGCCACGCTGTGAAAGACGTCGTTCACCAGCGTCTGCTTGTCGCCGAGAGCCACATCCCTGAAGCCGAAATGGGTGGTTTGGTCGGGCCGATCCATCAATTCATCTCCGCTGGTGCCGCCGATTTGAAGTTCCTGCAGAATTTGCTGCAGCTTCGATCAGAAACTTCAAATCGATCAACGGCATCAGGATCATACATTTGCTAGTGCCCCTTTCCGAAGTTCGTACGGTGGGTGCCGCGCGGGTTTACGAACTTCGGAAAGGGGACGCTAGCCGGACCATAGCGCGCCCGCCGCAATGGCGCTATCACGTCACGTCCACAAGGTGAACGCCTCAATGCCCGAATTACCCGAAGTCGAGACCGTCCGCCGTGGCCTGCAGCCGGCGATGGAGGGATCAAAAATCATCAAGGCGGAGGCCCGCAGGGCCGATCTGCGGTTTCCCTTTCAAAAAGACTTTACCGCGCGGCTCGAGGGCCAGACCGTGACCGGCCTCGGCCGCCGCGCCAAATATCTGATGGCCGATCTTGCCTCCGGCGACGTGCTGCTGATGCATCTGGGCATGTCCGGCTCGTTCCGCGTTCTCAAGGAGGACGACACCCAGACGCCGGGTCAATTCCACCATCCGCGCAGTGAGGACCGCGCGCATGATCATGTGGTGTTTCATATGTCGTCGGGTGCCGCGATCATCTTCAACGACCCGCGCCGTTTCGGCTATATGAAGGTCATTGCCCGCAAGGCGCTCGAGGACGAGCCTTTGCTGAAGGGGCTTGGACCCGAACCGCTGGGCAATGCGTTCGACGCGGCGATGCTGGCGCGCTCCTGCGCCAACAAGAAGACCAGCCTGAAGGCGGCCCTGCTCGACCAGCGCGTGGTCGCGGGTCTCGGCAATATCTATGTCTGTGAAGCGCTGTTTCGAGCGCATCTGTCGCCGCGACGGCTGGCGGCGACGCTTGCAACCAAAAAGAATGAGCCGACCGATCACGCCAAGCGCCTGGTCACGGCGATCCATGCGGTGCTCAACCAGGCCATCAAGGCCGGTGGCTCGTCGCTGCGCGACCATCGCCAGACCTCAGGCGAACTCGGCTATTTCCAGCACTCGTTCCAGGTCTATGACCGCGAAGGCGAGAAATGCCAGAGCGGCGGTTGCAGCGGCATCGTCAAGCGGTTCACCCAGAACGGACGCTCGACCTTCTGGTGCCCGAAGTGCCAGAAATAATCAAAAACAAACGGGAGCAGCAAAGCCATGACTGGTAACTGGCGCGATCGCGCGGGCACGACTTTCGATTGTCAGAAACGGCCGGCGTCGGGTAGCCGCGGCATGGTGGTCAGCAATCATCCGCTCGCCTCGGCGGCGGGCGCCGAGATGCTGGCGGCCGGCGGCAACGCCATCGATGCGGCGATCGCCACCCTGTTCACGCTGACTGTGGTCGAGCCGATGATGGTCGGCATCATTGGCGGCGGCATGGCGCATATCCGTCTTGCCGACGGCACGCATCGCTTCATCGATGGCCAAAGCGCAGTCCCGCTCGCGATACGGCCCGACACCTACAGGTCCAAACCGGGTTCGGCGCATGACGTGTTCGACACCGTCGACGACGAAAATCTAAATGGTCCGAAGGCTGTCGCGACCCCCGGCTCACTAAAGGCCTGGTGCGAGACCTTACGCAGGTTCGGCACCATGAGCCTTGCCGACGTCGTGCAGCCCGCGATCAAGCACGCTTCGCGCGGCTATGCAGCGACGCCCTATTTGCACGAATGCATCACGGATAGCGCGCAGGAGATGCTGAAGGACAAGGCGATTTCGGCGATCTATCTGCCCGACGGAAAACCGCTCGCCGCGGGGGCGCGCGTGGTGCAGTCGGAATATGCGGAAACGCTTGCCTATATCGCGCAGCATGGCGAGGCGGCACTGTACGAGGGGGCGCTCGGCGACATCCTGGTCGACTACATGAAGGCGCATGGCGGCTTTATCACGCGAAAAGACCTCGCCTCCTACAAAACGGTCGAGCGCGCGCCGATCCGGGCCGACTACCGCGACTGGGAGATCCTTGGTCCGCCGCCGCCGGCTGCTTCCGGCGTGCACATCGCGCAGATGCTCAATATTCTCGAGGGCTACGACATCGCAGCCAAGGGCTTCGGCACATCGGAGACGATTCACCTGTTGGCCGAAGTGCTGAAGATCGCCTTTGCCGATCGTGCGGCGGCGAGCGGCGATCCCGACTTCATAAACGTGCCGGTCGAGCGGCTGACCTCGAAGGACTATGCCGATGAACGTCGCCGCGCGATCGATATCGCGCGCGCGAAAAAATGGGGCGCGGGCGTCGAGCTGTTCGAAAGCGCGCACACGACCCATATGACGGCAGCGGATGCGATGGGGAA is part of the Bradyrhizobium canariense genome and encodes:
- the ggt gene encoding gamma-glutamyltransferase — its product is MTGNWRDRAGTTFDCQKRPASGSRGMVVSNHPLASAAGAEMLAAGGNAIDAAIATLFTLTVVEPMMVGIIGGGMAHIRLADGTHRFIDGQSAVPLAIRPDTYRSKPGSAHDVFDTVDDENLNGPKAVATPGSLKAWCETLRRFGTMSLADVVQPAIKHASRGYAATPYLHECITDSAQEMLKDKAISAIYLPDGKPLAAGARVVQSEYAETLAYIAQHGEAALYEGALGDILVDYMKAHGGFITRKDLASYKTVERAPIRADYRDWEILGPPPPAASGVHIAQMLNILEGYDIAAKGFGTSETIHLLAEVLKIAFADRAAASGDPDFINVPVERLTSKDYADERRRAIDIARAKKWGAGVELFESAHTTHMTAADAMGNVVATTQTINNLFGAKILIPGLGTVPNNYMNLYDPRPGHALSVAPGKRVTTSMSPMMALRNGKLVYALGLPGGKRIFPSALQALINLIDHGMGLQEAVEAPRVWTEGNALEVEQAVPQSVRKDLAAMGHHVVAVPTVAGGMNGIQFHDDGMLSGAACWRADGTPIGIAGGYARAGVRFGLS